From one Coffea eugenioides isolate CCC68of chromosome 11, Ceug_1.0, whole genome shotgun sequence genomic stretch:
- the LOC113752484 gene encoding receptor kinase-like protein Xa21, with the protein MKQRLDVMIDVACGLEYLHYGYSTPIVHRDLKPSNILLDQDMVGHVCDFGIAKLLGDGESMVQTKTLATFGYIAPEYGLEGLVSTSSDAYSFGITLMETFTKRKPKDKMFTEELSLRRWVQDCLPDSIIQVIDVDLLHHEGGLVQRKIECISSILQVGLSCTTYVPEERINMKEILRALQKIKLQFIKDIVP; encoded by the exons ATGAAGCAACGATTGGATGTTATGATAGATGTGGCTTGTGGTTTAGAATATCTCCATTATGGTTATTCAACTCCTATAGTTCACCGTGATTTGAAGCCTAGTAATATTCTACTGGATCAAGACATGGTTGGGCATGTTTGTGATTTTGGAATTGCAAAGTTGTTGGGAGATGGAGAATCTATGGTACAAACAAAGACTCTTGCTACATTTGGATATATTGCCCCAG AATATGGATTGGAAGGATTGGTTTCAACAAGTAGTGATGCTTACAGCTTTGGGATTACATTGATGGAAACatttacaaaaagaaagccGAAGGATAAGATGTTTACGGAGGAGTTAAGCCTCAGGCGTTGGGTACAAGATTGCTTACCGGATTCCATCATTCAGGTTATAGATGTAGATTTACTTCATCATGAAGGTGGACTGGTACAAAGGAAGATTGAATGCATATCATCTATCTTGCAAGTTGGTTTAAGTTGTACAACATATGTTCCTGAGGAGAGAATAAACATGAAAGAGATTCTAAGAGCGCTCCAGAAGATCAAACTTCAGTTTATCAAAGATATCGTACCTTGA
- the LOC113752482 gene encoding LRR receptor-like serine/threonine-protein kinase RCH1, protein MNHFTGAIPHSLGNMRLLEKLSLWQNDFSEDSLPKELSFIISLSNCKHLRRLWIDENPVNGFLPKSIGNLSSSLESFHAGSCGIISEIPSSIGNLSNLVELFFENNSLTGLIPTPIKWFLKLQRIDLSNNQILGAIPSEFCNLLNLGELRLGQNMLSGVVPSCLGNITRLRYVYLNSNNLSSMIPTSFWSLRYILELDMSGNYLTGSLPAEIGNLKALVYLNLSNNQYLGRIPSTIGALQDLQELSLERNKLQGWIPDSMKNMLQLRHLDLSFNNLEGEIPNSLQILPDLQYFNVSYNRLRGPIPHGGPFANFTNLSFLSNEALCGAPWLQPCASTFEHESRTKRIVMIVLLTSGSVILALVISIFLMRSKLRKKTLAPTHL, encoded by the coding sequence ATGAACCATTTTACTGGTGCAATTCCTCATTCTCTTGGAAACATGAGATTACTGGAAAAGTTAAGTTTATGGCAAAATGATTTTTCTGAGGACTCGCTACCCAAAGAGTTGAGCTTCATCATATCCCTGTCAAATTGCAAACATTTAAGAAGGTTGTGGATAGATGAGAATCCTGTGAATGGCTTCCTTCCAAAGTCTATAGGAAATCTTTCTAGCTCACTCGAATCCTTTCATGCAGGTAGTTGTGGAATCATAAGTGAAATTCCAAGTTCGATTGGTAATTTGAGCAACTTAGTAGAACTGTTCTTTGAAAACAATAGTTTGACAGGGTTAATTCCAACTCCAATCAAATGGTTCTTGAAGCTTCAGAGGATAGATCTAAGCAACAATCAAATACTAGGTGCTATTCCAAGTGAATTTTGTAATTTGCTGAACTTAGGAGAATTAAGACTTGGACAAAATATGCTCTCTGGTGTGGTGCCTTCTTGTTTAGGAAACATTACAAGACTCAGATATGTTTATCTCAATTCTAACAATTTAAGTTCTATGATACCAACAAGCTTTTGGAGCCTCAGATATATTTTGGAGCTAGACATGTCAGGAAATTATTTGACAGGTTCTTTGCCTGCTGAAATTGGAAACTTGAAGGCATTAGTCTATTTGaacctttcaaataatcaataCTTGGGTAGGATACCCAGCACTATTGGAGCACTACAGGATTTGCAAGAACTCTCCTTGGAACGTAACAAGCTACAAGGTTGGATACCAGATTCCATGAAGAATATGTTGCAGTTACGGCATTTGGATCTATCTTTTAACAATCTGGAAGGTGAAATTCCCAACTCATTACAGATACTGCCAGATCTCCAATACTTTAATGTGTCTTACAACAGATTGAGAGGACCAATTCCTCATGGAGGGCCGTTCGCAAATTTCACGAACCTATCTTTTCTCTCAAATGAAGCATTGTGTGGTGCTCCTTGGCTCCAACCTTGTGCAAGTACATTTGAGCATGAATCAAGGACAAAAAGGATAGTCATGATTGTTCTGTTGACATCAGGATCTGTCATATTAGCCTTGgtgatttcaatttttttgatgCGGTCAAAGTTGAGAAAGAAAACTCTAGCTCCGACTCATctctaa
- the LOC113752483 gene encoding receptor-like protein 35, with product MQRTYFLFVGALALHFIATSIIVASNQNNTVDLNALLAFKAAIFDPQRIIPTNWSTSTSVCNWIGITCNARHHRVAAIDLSYMGIAGTIPPQLGNLSFLVRLNVRNNSFHGHLPTELSRLRRLKYINLEGNNFEGELPSWLGALTAIRYLSFRYNGFSGSLSGRLSNFTKLEVIGLGFNFFTGNLSEEFRALPKLRVLEIESNQLVGPLPQALFNLSSLQFIGFTSNSLSGYLPAHICDYLPQLQGLYLSWNYFEGEIPSDIGECSGLQVLSLSYNKFRGYITKDFWNLTTLTVSYLGGNDLTGKLPTSLCSCICLKYFW from the coding sequence ATGCAGAGAACTTATTTTCTTTTCGTTGGAGCTTTAGCCTTGCACTTTATCGCAACTAGCATAATTGTAGCCAGCAACCAAAACAACACTGTTGATCTGAATGCTCTTCTTGCCTTCAAAGCCGCCATTTTCGATCCTCAAAGGATCATTCCAACCAACTGGTCCACTTCTACCTCTGTTTGCAACTGGATTGGAATCACTTGTAATGCTCGTCATCACAGAGTCGCAGCCATTGACCTTTCTTACATGGGAATTGCGGGAACGATACCTCCACAATTGGGAAATCTTTCTTTTCTCGTCAGGTTGAATGTTAGGAATAACAGCTTTCATGGACATCTTCCAACCGAGCTATCTCGTCTGCGCCGATTGAAGTACATCAACTTGGAAGGTAATAACTTTGAGGGAGAACTTCCTTCATGGTTGGGAGCTTTAACTGCAATCCGATACTTATCCTTCCGATATAACGGATTTTCAGGTTCATTATCAGGCAGGCTCTCTAATTTCACAAAGTTAGAGGTCATTGGGTTGGGTTTCAACTTCTTTACGGGAAACCTTTCAGAAGAATTCAGGGCTCTaccaaaattgagagttttggaAATTGAATCTAACCAACTTGTAGGCCCTCTGCCACAGGCTCTGTTTAACCTCTCCTCATTGCAATTTATTGGCTTTACGAGTAATAGCTTATCGGGTTACCTTCCAGCACATATCTGTGATTATCTACCACAACTCCAAGGGCTTTACTTATCATGGAATTACTTCGAAGGTGAAATTCCATCAGACATCGGAGAATGCTCAGGACTCCAAGTTTTATCCTTGTCATACAACAAATTCCGAGGATATATAACAAAAGACTTTTGGAATCTAACCACGCTTACAGTTTCATATTTGGGTGGGAACGACCTGACAGGTAAGCTGCCAACTTCACTTTGTTCTTGTATATGTTTGAAATACTTTTGGTAG